One genomic region from Ornithinimicrobium flavum encodes:
- a CDS encoding DUF3566 domain-containing protein, giving the protein MSTTQDSSSGRPSSSGDETQVHPTGTPEEKGEGSRSTAERMRDGAMARTAQGRDLAARKARALRGATAGLASGSAAGATAGRSGAGAPARSSAGPTRSSSRPTSPQTTARTGQPRPAPRRGGPRRVRLTAQRIDPWSVLKISFLVSVALGIAGVVMVAVLWTVLSGMNVFSTLNDFITQVTSGETSGPSIDLQDYLGFSRVVAISAVLGVLNVFLLTALATLTAFLYNICAALVGGAQVTLSDE; this is encoded by the coding sequence ATGAGCACCACCCAGGACTCGTCCTCGGGCCGGCCCTCGTCCTCCGGTGACGAGACCCAGGTCCATCCCACGGGAACGCCGGAGGAGAAGGGCGAGGGGTCGCGCTCCACCGCCGAGCGGATGCGGGACGGCGCGATGGCCCGCACCGCCCAGGGCCGTGACCTCGCGGCCCGCAAGGCGCGGGCCCTGCGCGGCGCGACCGCCGGCCTGGCCTCGGGCTCGGCCGCCGGGGCGACCGCAGGCCGCAGCGGTGCCGGTGCCCCGGCCCGCTCCTCGGCCGGCCCGACCCGCAGCTCATCCCGGCCCACGTCCCCCCAGACGACCGCCCGCACCGGCCAGCCCCGCCCGGCCCCCCGGCGCGGCGGCCCGCGGCGGGTCCGCCTGACCGCGCAGCGCATCGACCCGTGGTCGGTGCTGAAGATCAGCTTCCTGGTCTCGGTCGCCCTCGGCATCGCCGGCGTGGTCATGGTCGCGGTGCTGTGGACGGTGCTGTCGGGGATGAACGTCTTCTCCACCCTCAACGACTTCATCACCCAGGTCACCAGCGGGGAGACCAGCGGCCCGAGCATCGACCTGCAGGACTACCTCGGCTTCAGCCGGGTCGTCGCCATCTCCGCGGTCCTCGGTGTCCTCAACGTCTTCCTGCTCACCGCGCTCGCCACCCTCACGGCCTTCCTCTACAACATCTGCGCCGCCCTCGTCGGTGGCGCCCAGGTGACCCTCTCCGACGAGTAA
- a CDS encoding peptidase, translating into MSDREVPPVEVAPCTRGGELMGFVISNRWPDDTLEWTNFLLLAVRMAAVPGLLGGSTVFRVIEEPPEGAEGAVGLVLAEVQVADAAQMVPGRYAEHPPPGLAVLHPPGLTLASVPEYATASGCLLLPGLPDLGLDHRAAWVEADAAGHVTRMTSRGNVDPAGDVDTAALALLLAA; encoded by the coding sequence ATGTCGGATCGTGAGGTGCCGCCCGTCGAGGTGGCCCCGTGCACCAGGGGCGGCGAGCTCATGGGCTTCGTGATCTCCAACCGGTGGCCGGACGACACCCTGGAGTGGACCAACTTCCTGCTGCTCGCCGTGCGGATGGCGGCCGTGCCCGGCCTGCTGGGCGGCAGCACCGTCTTCCGCGTCATCGAGGAGCCGCCCGAGGGCGCCGAGGGTGCGGTGGGCCTGGTGCTGGCCGAGGTGCAGGTGGCCGACGCGGCGCAGATGGTGCCGGGGCGGTATGCCGAGCACCCGCCGCCCGGTCTGGCGGTGCTCCACCCGCCCGGCCTGACCCTGGCGTCGGTGCCGGAGTATGCGACGGCCTCCGGGTGCCTGCTGCTGCCCGGGCTGCCCGACCTGGGGCTGGACCACCGCGCGGCATGGGTCGAGGCCGACGCCGCGGGTCACGTCACCCGGATGACCAGCCGGGGCAACGTCGACCCAGCCGGTGACGTCGACACGGCCGCGCTGGCGCTGCTGCTGGCCGCCTGA
- a CDS encoding Fic family protein, with product MRVADARAALAALDSTARQLPNPQLLRRPSLQREAQSTSALEGTYEPLHAVLTADDEGPVSLSMREVLNFVRMADLAFGWVGEGRTLSVPMLAELQQTLVRGTPAESPSSGQIRTIQVVIGQRRTAVVGELPVKAARFVPPPPGLDLEANVRDLVRWMTANHKDTMDPVVVSALSHYQFETLHPFHDGNGRIGRLLIVLQLHASGLLSEPTLTVSPWFEARRTEYYDRLLAVSCAGEWDQWISFFAQGLEESAQTTRGQMLRLVDVQSELKETIRASSLRADKAHTLVDYAVAHPSFTVRQVQRDLELSYGRANGLVGQLVDLGVLSSTGQTYRRRFFAPAVLDVLLSA from the coding sequence ATGCGAGTCGCCGACGCGCGCGCCGCCCTCGCGGCACTGGACAGTACGGCGCGTCAGCTGCCCAACCCCCAGCTGCTCCGGCGACCCTCGCTGCAGAGGGAGGCCCAGAGCACCTCGGCGCTAGAAGGCACGTATGAGCCTCTGCACGCGGTGCTGACCGCCGACGATGAGGGTCCGGTGAGCCTCTCGATGCGCGAGGTGCTCAACTTCGTGAGGATGGCCGACCTGGCCTTCGGCTGGGTGGGCGAAGGGCGCACCTTGTCCGTCCCCATGCTCGCCGAGCTGCAGCAAACGCTGGTCCGCGGCACCCCGGCGGAGAGCCCCTCGTCCGGGCAGATCAGGACGATCCAGGTCGTCATCGGGCAACGCCGGACGGCCGTCGTCGGGGAGCTCCCGGTCAAGGCCGCCAGGTTCGTCCCCCCTCCTCCCGGGTTGGACCTCGAGGCGAACGTGCGCGACCTGGTGCGTTGGATGACCGCGAACCACAAGGACACCATGGACCCGGTGGTCGTCTCGGCGCTCTCGCACTACCAGTTCGAGACCCTGCACCCCTTCCACGACGGCAACGGACGCATCGGCCGCCTTCTCATCGTCCTGCAGCTCCACGCCTCTGGGCTCCTCAGCGAGCCGACCCTCACGGTGTCGCCCTGGTTCGAGGCACGCCGCACCGAGTACTACGACCGCCTGCTTGCGGTGAGCTGCGCCGGCGAGTGGGACCAGTGGATCTCCTTCTTCGCCCAGGGACTCGAGGAGTCGGCCCAGACCACCCGTGGGCAGATGCTGAGGCTCGTCGACGTCCAGTCCGAGCTGAAGGAGACGATCCGCGCCTCGTCTCTCCGCGCGGACAAGGCCCACACTCTCGTCGACTACGCGGTCGCACACCCCTCCTTCACGGTGCGGCAGGTCCAACGCGACCTAGAGCTCTCCTACGGCCGAGCCAACGGCCTCGTCGGTCAGCTGGTCGACCTCGGCGTCCTCTCGTCAACGGGTCAGACCTACCGCCGCCGCTTCTTCGCCCCTGCCGTCCTCGACGTCCTTCTCAGCGCCTGA
- a CDS encoding helix-turn-helix domain-containing protein — MPVEDGHRVVCHLDELLAARGMTVAALADAVGVTPVNISVLKNDRARAVRFSTLTAICDVLDCQVGDLLSVEPR, encoded by the coding sequence ATGCCGGTCGAGGACGGTCACCGGGTGGTCTGCCACCTCGACGAGCTCCTGGCCGCCCGGGGTATGACCGTGGCGGCGCTCGCCGACGCCGTGGGGGTCACTCCGGTGAACATCTCGGTGCTCAAGAACGACCGCGCCAGGGCCGTCCGCTTCTCCACGCTCACCGCTATCTGCGACGTGCTCGACTGCCAGGTCGGTGACCTGCTGAGCGTCGAGCCGCGCTGA
- a CDS encoding ABC transporter ATP-binding protein, whose translation MDADPLIIRCAGLTMAYGDTLVLDGIDLEVPRGQVVALLGPNGAGKTTTVEILEGFRRRSGGEVQVLGHDPATAPEAWRSRVGVVLQSWRDHGTWRVRDLLEVMGRYYAPYSTEGVSRPWAADELLERVGLGAHAGSRIDKLSGGQRRRLDVAIGLVGRPELLFLDEPTTGLDPAGRRDVHDLLADLVDLDTTILLTTHDLAEAEKIADRLLILAGGSIVADGSPDALRLQLSRMSEVRLRDTVTGEVSVHAEPDPTAYLTEVLTSRPGEVQVVEVRAASLEDVYLDIVRRAEAGEDLGDLTSLQEVAR comes from the coding sequence ATGGACGCTGACCCTCTGATCATCCGTTGTGCCGGGCTGACGATGGCCTACGGCGACACTTTGGTCCTGGACGGCATCGACCTGGAGGTCCCTCGCGGGCAGGTGGTGGCCCTGCTGGGGCCCAACGGTGCGGGCAAGACCACCACCGTGGAGATCCTCGAGGGCTTCCGCCGCCGCTCGGGCGGTGAGGTGCAGGTGCTGGGGCACGACCCGGCGACGGCGCCCGAGGCGTGGCGCTCCCGCGTCGGTGTCGTCCTGCAGAGCTGGCGCGACCACGGCACCTGGCGGGTCCGGGACCTGCTCGAGGTGATGGGGCGCTACTACGCCCCCTACTCGACCGAAGGGGTCAGCCGACCCTGGGCCGCGGACGAGCTGCTCGAACGGGTCGGGCTGGGGGCTCACGCGGGATCCCGCATCGACAAGCTCTCGGGCGGCCAGCGACGCCGGCTGGACGTGGCCATCGGCCTCGTGGGCCGCCCGGAGCTGCTTTTCCTCGACGAGCCCACCACCGGCCTGGACCCCGCGGGGCGACGGGACGTCCACGACCTCCTGGCCGACCTCGTCGACCTCGACACGACCATCCTGCTCACCACCCACGACCTGGCCGAGGCGGAGAAGATCGCAGACCGGCTGCTGATCCTCGCCGGCGGTTCGATCGTGGCCGACGGCAGCCCGGACGCCCTGCGTCTCCAGCTGTCCCGGATGAGCGAGGTGCGGCTGCGCGACACGGTCACGGGCGAGGTGAGCGTCCACGCCGAGCCCGACCCCACCGCATACCTGACCGAGGTGCTGACCTCCCGCCCCGGTGAGGTGCAGGTGGTGGAGGTGCGCGCGGCCTCGCTGGAGGACGTCTACCTCGACATCGTCCGCCGCGCCGAGGCCGGCGAGGACCTCGGCGACCTGACGAGCCTGCAGGAGGTGGCCCGATGA
- a CDS encoding HipA domain-containing protein: MTACLNVYLDGILAGQLAQAPGGALAFAYDGAYTARASPTPLSLSMPLSGSRHSNRVVSAWLEGLLPDNLAVREEWARRFEVSPRNPFALLRHVGRDAAGAVQVFPVDVETPDAAQRTGDVRRLTHDELSDLLLRLTVRNHGWEVGAGSGRWSLAGAQNKVALHRLDDGGWGVPQDATPTTHILKPTRADTRFEDLHVNEFVCLRAAGLLGLRVARVDLVDAGGAKTLVSTRYDRGRGQDGVWLRLHQEDLLQAMSYPPTRKYQSDGGPSVKNVASLLSTLALADRDAVRSAFFDAFAFNVLVGGTDAHAKNYSLLLRGQRVAMAPLYDVASYAPYLKKGEAVRSSMKVGRTWLVRDVTVEDWVTVGLSLGLEATEAVDRVERLRTGLHEAVLAAAEEAPAPFAEDARRVATAVAEQGHLRASRLTRASQATRNSAD, from the coding sequence ATGACGGCATGCCTGAACGTCTACCTCGACGGCATCCTGGCCGGACAGCTGGCGCAAGCCCCCGGCGGGGCGCTGGCCTTTGCCTACGATGGGGCCTACACCGCCCGTGCCAGCCCCACACCGCTCTCGCTGTCGATGCCACTGAGCGGGTCGCGGCACTCGAACCGTGTCGTCTCGGCCTGGCTCGAGGGGCTGCTCCCGGACAACCTTGCCGTCCGGGAGGAATGGGCGCGCAGGTTCGAGGTGTCACCGCGCAACCCGTTCGCCCTGCTTCGCCACGTGGGGCGCGACGCCGCCGGGGCCGTGCAGGTGTTCCCCGTCGACGTCGAAACGCCCGATGCAGCTCAACGCACCGGGGACGTCCGCCGGCTGACCCACGACGAGCTGTCGGACCTTCTCCTGCGGCTGACGGTCCGCAACCACGGCTGGGAGGTCGGTGCCGGCTCTGGGCGATGGAGCCTGGCGGGAGCGCAGAACAAGGTGGCGCTGCACCGCCTGGACGACGGCGGGTGGGGTGTTCCCCAGGACGCGACGCCGACGACGCACATCCTCAAGCCGACCCGCGCTGACACCCGTTTCGAGGACCTGCACGTCAACGAGTTCGTCTGCCTGCGCGCCGCTGGTCTCCTGGGCCTGCGCGTCGCCCGGGTGGACCTGGTCGACGCCGGTGGGGCCAAGACGCTGGTCTCCACCCGCTACGACCGAGGCCGCGGGCAGGACGGGGTGTGGTTGCGCCTGCATCAGGAAGACCTGCTGCAGGCCATGAGCTACCCACCGACCAGGAAGTACCAGTCCGACGGCGGCCCCAGCGTCAAGAACGTCGCCTCGCTCCTGTCGACGCTGGCCCTCGCGGACCGCGATGCCGTGCGGTCGGCCTTCTTCGACGCTTTCGCCTTCAACGTCCTGGTGGGCGGGACCGACGCCCACGCGAAGAACTACTCCCTGCTCCTGCGCGGGCAGCGCGTGGCCATGGCACCCCTCTATGACGTAGCGTCCTACGCCCCGTACCTCAAGAAGGGCGAGGCGGTGCGGAGCTCGATGAAGGTGGGGCGCACCTGGCTCGTCCGCGACGTGACCGTCGAGGACTGGGTGACTGTCGGCCTCTCCCTGGGTCTGGAGGCGACCGAGGCCGTGGATCGCGTGGAGCGCCTGCGCACGGGCCTGCACGAAGCAGTCCTCGCAGCGGCTGAGGAAGCACCCGCACCCTTCGCCGAGGATGCCCGCCGTGTCGCGACCGCCGTCGCTGAGCAGGGCCACCTGCGGGCTTCGCGGCTTACACGCGCCTCCCAGGCCACCCGGAACTCGGCTGACTAG
- a CDS encoding DUF2975 domain-containing protein, with translation MTTTPHRDRLRFDRADRWVTIVLLWLVVGAAAAYPLFVALDWALRRQVTLTGVPVEVDPGAAGAGQVVSGVADAHVLVGGVSAAHLALLLLAPVLTVAAAVWGAVLLSRFLQDLAAGTPFARANVRRLRVIALLLLLVPPVAGAVYGAARALIMDQAGAPGFLVTVTPAWLVAGLLVAAVAQAFAAGARLQDDVDGLV, from the coding sequence ATGACCACCACTCCGCACCGCGACCGTCTCCGCTTCGACCGGGCCGACCGCTGGGTGACGATCGTCCTGCTCTGGCTCGTGGTCGGCGCGGCGGCCGCCTATCCCCTCTTCGTTGCGCTCGACTGGGCGCTGCGTCGTCAGGTCACCCTCACCGGCGTCCCGGTCGAGGTCGACCCGGGGGCGGCCGGGGCCGGCCAGGTCGTCAGCGGCGTGGCGGACGCCCACGTGCTCGTCGGCGGGGTGAGCGCCGCCCACCTCGCCCTGCTCCTCCTGGCGCCCGTCCTCACCGTCGCTGCCGCCGTCTGGGGCGCCGTGCTCCTCAGCCGGTTCCTGCAGGACCTGGCCGCCGGCACCCCCTTCGCCCGGGCCAACGTCAGGCGGCTACGGGTCATCGCCCTGCTGCTCCTGCTGGTGCCGCCGGTCGCGGGTGCCGTCTACGGCGCGGCCCGGGCGCTCATCATGGACCAGGCGGGGGCCCCGGGCTTCCTCGTCACCGTCACCCCCGCCTGGCTGGTGGCGGGCCTGCTGGTGGCTGCCGTGGCCCAGGCCTTCGCCGCCGGCGCCCGGCTGCAGGACGACGTCGACGGGCTGGTCTGA
- a CDS encoding NYN domain-containing protein, whose amino-acid sequence MSGTSYLLVDGENIDATLGNSILGRRPHPDERPRWDRLLGFTQDVWGQPARGLFFLNASSGLPMAFVQALRALGYTPVPLSGSSDEKVVDIAIQRTLEALGQRDDDVMLVSHDGDFLEAITPLMDGVRRVGLIAFEEFRNSGFHELVRRGMEFFDLEHDTKAFNTPLPRLRIIPIEEFDPVQFL is encoded by the coding sequence ATGAGCGGCACGTCATACCTGCTGGTCGACGGGGAGAACATCGACGCGACCCTGGGTAACTCCATCCTCGGGCGGCGCCCGCACCCCGACGAGCGACCGCGGTGGGACCGACTGCTCGGGTTCACCCAGGACGTGTGGGGCCAGCCGGCCAGGGGCCTGTTCTTCCTCAACGCGAGCTCGGGGCTGCCGATGGCGTTCGTCCAGGCGCTGCGGGCGCTGGGCTACACCCCCGTGCCGCTGTCGGGGTCCTCGGACGAGAAGGTCGTGGACATCGCGATCCAGCGCACCCTGGAGGCGCTCGGGCAGCGCGACGACGACGTGATGCTCGTCAGCCACGACGGCGACTTCCTCGAGGCGATCACGCCGCTCATGGACGGCGTGCGCCGGGTGGGGCTCATCGCCTTCGAGGAGTTCCGCAACTCCGGCTTCCACGAGCTGGTGCGGCGAGGTATGGAGTTCTTCGACCTCGAGCACGACACGAAGGCCTTCAACACGCCGCTGCCGCGCCTGCGGATCATCCCGATCGAGGAGTTCGACCCGGTCCAGTTCCTCTGA
- a CDS encoding ribosomal protein L7/L12, translating to MFGRTRQLQQRVTTLQQEVRILDEMVGQLADRAGVDAAELAKLRGSTQPGITPEIRRLVEDGEHIAAIKAYRQRTGAGLKEAKDAVDAYRDGRA from the coding sequence GTGTTCGGACGGACCAGGCAACTGCAGCAACGGGTCACCACGCTGCAGCAGGAGGTGCGGATCCTCGACGAGATGGTCGGCCAGCTGGCAGATCGCGCAGGGGTGGACGCCGCGGAGCTGGCCAAGCTCCGCGGGAGCACACAACCGGGCATCACCCCGGAGATCCGGCGCCTGGTCGAGGACGGGGAGCACATCGCCGCGATCAAGGCCTACCGGCAGCGGACCGGGGCCGGCCTCAAGGAGGCCAAGGACGCCGTCGACGCCTACCGCGACGGCCGGGCCTAA
- a CDS encoding alpha/beta hydrolase, producing MSQPTPYPMTPRHKGKLAINELRARSVTAEEVSAFLAQHEVPIVEGAKCTFLHRGEADGVAVRHRIVNQPQHVPMKRIEGTDLWYVTIELPAASRVEYQIEVRFGAAVETFNDPLNPHVAHSPVGSSSVCQAAGYEVPEWVYPQADARPGELIDLILPSKALRRTTHNRVYLPARFRRSSTYPLLVVHDGDDYLTYSAMRTVLDNLIHELDMAETVVVFSNPGDRLREYPNYAPHARHLTRELLPHLEESLPLVRRPDARCLMGASFGGVASLSTAARSKGTWGNLFLQSGSFVFTDIGSDHGGGPAFDPVVKFMNAYRAKPKMVAERMFITCGVYEPLIVPNRSMVPVFESTGAQVRYVESRDGHSWENWRDRLGDGLSWIFPGPQKLVYE from the coding sequence GTGAGCCAGCCCACCCCATACCCCATGACCCCGCGGCACAAGGGCAAGCTGGCCATCAACGAGCTGCGCGCCCGGTCGGTCACCGCGGAGGAGGTCAGCGCCTTCCTCGCCCAGCACGAGGTGCCGATCGTCGAGGGGGCCAAGTGCACCTTCCTGCACCGCGGCGAGGCCGACGGGGTCGCCGTCCGGCACCGCATCGTCAACCAGCCGCAGCACGTGCCGATGAAGCGGATCGAGGGGACGGACCTGTGGTACGTCACCATCGAGCTGCCCGCGGCAAGCCGGGTGGAGTACCAGATCGAGGTGCGTTTCGGCGCCGCGGTCGAGACCTTCAACGACCCGCTGAACCCGCACGTGGCGCACAGCCCGGTGGGGTCCTCCAGTGTCTGCCAGGCCGCAGGGTACGAGGTGCCGGAGTGGGTCTACCCGCAGGCCGACGCCCGCCCCGGCGAGCTGATCGACCTGATCCTGCCCAGCAAGGCGCTGCGGCGGACGACGCACAACCGCGTCTACCTGCCCGCGCGCTTCCGGCGCAGCAGCACCTACCCGCTGCTGGTGGTGCACGACGGCGACGACTACCTCACCTACTCGGCGATGCGGACCGTCCTGGACAACCTCATCCACGAGCTCGACATGGCCGAGACGGTCGTCGTCTTCTCCAACCCCGGCGACCGGCTGCGGGAGTACCCGAACTACGCCCCGCACGCCCGGCACCTCACCCGCGAGCTGCTGCCGCACCTGGAGGAGAGCCTGCCGCTCGTCCGGCGCCCCGACGCGCGCTGCCTCATGGGTGCGAGCTTCGGCGGGGTCGCGTCGCTGTCGACGGCGGCCCGCAGCAAGGGCACGTGGGGCAACCTCTTCCTGCAGTCGGGGTCGTTCGTCTTCACCGACATCGGCAGCGACCACGGCGGCGGGCCGGCCTTCGACCCGGTCGTGAAGTTCATGAACGCCTACCGCGCCAAGCCGAAGATGGTGGCCGAGCGGATGTTCATCACGTGCGGGGTCTACGAGCCGCTCATCGTGCCCAACCGCTCGATGGTGCCGGTCTTCGAGAGCACGGGGGCGCAGGTCCGGTATGTGGAGTCGCGCGACGGGCACTCGTGGGAGAACTGGCGCGACCGGCTCGGGGACGGCCTGTCCTGGATCTTCCCCGGCCCGCAAAAGCTGGTCTACGAATAG
- a CDS encoding DLW-39 family protein gives MNRFLLLAAAAAGLAALKKMQAQQAERELWAEATDDVPTTPGQ, from the coding sequence ATGAACCGCTTCCTTCTCCTGGCCGCAGCCGCCGCCGGCCTGGCTGCCCTGAAGAAGATGCAGGCCCAGCAGGCCGAGCGCGAGCTCTGGGCCGAGGCCACCGACGACGTCCCCACGACGCCCGGCCAGTAA
- a CDS encoding helix-turn-helix transcriptional regulator: protein MLSTVRDLGAAVRRARRVAGLSQQALADRAGVSRQWLSRLESGKGPSAELGKALDVLAALGLAVDLVAAPRPEALDDDPFAGLFEDGS from the coding sequence ATGCTCAGCACGGTGCGAGACCTGGGCGCCGCCGTGCGCCGAGCACGCCGGGTGGCTGGGCTCAGCCAGCAGGCCCTTGCGGATCGGGCGGGGGTCTCCCGCCAGTGGCTGTCCCGCCTGGAGTCGGGGAAGGGCCCGTCGGCCGAGCTGGGCAAGGCGCTCGACGTCCTAGCCGCACTCGGCCTCGCGGTCGACCTGGTCGCCGCACCCCGGCCCGAGGCCCTGGACGATGACCCGTTTGCCGGTCTCTTCGAGGACGGCTCATGA
- a CDS encoding arsenate reductase family protein: MPEVTVLHNPRCSTSRAAMDEAARAGVPVQEVRYLDHPLDHHQLLELVDRLDDPVTDLVRRDAYFTSLGLTDDDVRTADQVVALLAEHPRLMQRPVLVRGEHAIVGRPKERVAEFLAESAL, from the coding sequence ATGCCTGAGGTCACCGTGCTGCACAACCCCCGTTGCTCGACGTCCCGCGCCGCGATGGACGAGGCCGCACGGGCGGGCGTGCCCGTCCAGGAGGTGCGCTACCTCGACCACCCGCTGGACCACCACCAGCTGCTCGAGCTGGTCGACCGGCTGGACGACCCCGTCACCGACCTCGTGCGCCGCGACGCCTACTTCACCTCGCTGGGACTCACCGACGACGACGTGCGGACGGCCGACCAGGTGGTGGCGCTGCTGGCCGAGCACCCCAGGCTGATGCAGCGGCCGGTCCTCGTCCGCGGCGAGCACGCGATCGTGGGACGGCCCAAGGAGCGGGTCGCGGAGTTCCTCGCGGAGTCGGCGCTGTAG
- a CDS encoding helix-turn-helix transcriptional regulator: MLRAERGISRRELAQALGVHYQTIGYLERGEYSPSLHLALAIARYFEVPVEVVFSLDPFPRLGS; the protein is encoded by the coding sequence ATGCTGCGAGCCGAGCGCGGCATCTCCCGGCGCGAGCTCGCGCAGGCCCTGGGCGTGCACTACCAGACGATCGGCTACCTGGAGCGGGGGGAGTACAGCCCGTCCCTCCACCTCGCGCTGGCGATCGCACGCTACTTCGAGGTGCCGGTCGAGGTGGTCTTCTCCCTCGACCCCTTCCCTCGCCTGGGGAGCTGA
- a CDS encoding ABC transporter permease, whose translation MSARSIPTAVVHAALRQARTTLVRKYTSAGGLSTLFFSTVFLVVLFFLRDLEFADGMVAAGGWIFTGFLAFGVIAAAVLGVAGELQTEREDGTLLRAKAVPHGMSGHLLAKLVVAPVDAVVPMVPVVVGAVLLLPGTMPTQPGRWLLLVVVFLLTVAAMLPWGAVLGAVFRSMITFAWVTLTIYAVAVVSGLFYPATAMPTWLQWLAQATPLYWIGRAFRGVLLPESAAAAEIGGQWSLGLTLAVLLAWAVVGLLVAPLLLRRMARRQSGSAVAAARERVLNRGY comes from the coding sequence ATGAGCGCCCGCAGCATCCCCACGGCCGTGGTGCACGCCGCGCTGCGTCAGGCGCGGACCACCCTCGTCCGCAAGTACACCTCCGCGGGCGGCCTGAGCACCCTCTTCTTCTCGACGGTCTTCCTGGTCGTCCTCTTCTTCCTGCGCGACCTCGAGTTCGCCGACGGGATGGTCGCCGCCGGGGGGTGGATCTTCACCGGGTTCCTCGCCTTCGGGGTCATCGCGGCCGCGGTGCTCGGGGTGGCCGGCGAGCTGCAGACCGAGCGGGAGGACGGCACCCTGCTCCGCGCGAAGGCGGTGCCCCACGGGATGTCGGGCCACCTGCTGGCCAAGCTCGTGGTGGCTCCCGTCGACGCCGTCGTCCCCATGGTGCCCGTCGTCGTCGGGGCGGTCCTGCTGCTGCCGGGGACCATGCCCACCCAGCCCGGGCGGTGGCTGCTGCTGGTCGTGGTCTTCCTGCTCACCGTGGCGGCCATGCTCCCGTGGGGCGCGGTCCTGGGTGCCGTCTTCCGCTCCATGATCACCTTCGCCTGGGTGACCCTGACGATCTACGCCGTCGCGGTCGTCTCCGGGCTGTTCTACCCGGCGACGGCGATGCCGACCTGGCTGCAGTGGCTCGCGCAGGCCACCCCCCTCTACTGGATCGGTCGTGCCTTCCGCGGTGTCCTCCTGCCCGAGTCGGCGGCCGCGGCGGAGATCGGCGGGCAGTGGTCCCTCGGCCTCACCCTGGCGGTGCTGCTCGCGTGGGCGGTCGTCGGTCTGCTCGTGGCGCCCCTGCTGCTGCGCCGGATGGCCCGCCGGCAGTCCGGCAGCGCCGTGGCCGCCGCCCGCGAGCGCGTGCTCAACCGGGGCTACTGA